The Tardiphaga alba genome includes a window with the following:
- a CDS encoding monovalent cation:proton antiporter-2 (CPA2) family protein, producing the protein MADASGFNLGHAIVLLGAATVAVPLFKRLGLGSVLGYLTAGLAVGPFGLGLFNDPETLLHTAELGVVMFLFIIGLEMRPSKLWKLRRQIFGLGAAQVVTCGFLLTLVGMAAGLSFPVAMIGAMGFVLSSTAVIMQLLEEQDETSSPEGQRAIAILLLEDLAIVPLLALVAVWGAAGAPAAANAKPMWQSAMIALAGLAALLAAGRWLLDPFFRIIARAGAREVLTAAALLVVLGSAVFMQSVGLSMAMGAFLAGVLLSESNFRHQLEADIEPFRGILLGLFFLSVGMSLNLTIVISEWIIVLGGVVAFMIVKAIGIYVIARLAKSDHAAATHRAALFAQGGEFAFVLYAAAGTAGIFDTRVSAVMSAIVILSMALTPIVLLIHAQMRQSTPVSMDGIDKAEGLSGKVLFIGFGRFAQVASQALLARNIELSLIETDVDMIRAAGNFGFKIHYGDGTRLDVLHASGAATAEAILVCIDKPEAADHIVELCKSEFPLAKLYVRSYDRGHSLRLIHAGVDFQIRETFESALLFSEAVLTGLGLDEDEAREAIADVRERDAQRVELEVIGGLEAGRKLLRGNAETPEPSPFFKTKAVKAEDAGAGAAGAAAKP; encoded by the coding sequence ATGGCGGACGCTTCCGGTTTCAACTTGGGACACGCAATCGTCCTGCTGGGTGCGGCCACCGTCGCGGTACCATTGTTCAAGCGTCTGGGGCTCGGCTCGGTCCTGGGCTACCTCACCGCCGGCCTTGCCGTGGGACCATTCGGCCTTGGCCTGTTCAACGATCCCGAGACCCTGCTCCACACCGCCGAACTCGGCGTGGTCATGTTCCTGTTCATCATCGGGCTGGAAATGCGCCCGTCGAAACTGTGGAAGCTGCGGCGGCAAATTTTTGGCCTCGGCGCCGCGCAGGTCGTCACCTGCGGCTTTCTGCTCACGCTGGTGGGCATGGCTGCCGGCCTCTCTTTCCCCGTGGCCATGATCGGCGCCATGGGCTTTGTGCTGTCCTCCACCGCCGTCATCATGCAGCTGCTGGAGGAGCAGGACGAGACCTCCTCGCCCGAAGGCCAGCGCGCGATCGCGATCCTGCTGCTGGAGGATCTCGCCATCGTCCCGTTGCTGGCGCTGGTCGCCGTCTGGGGCGCTGCCGGCGCGCCTGCTGCCGCCAATGCGAAGCCGATGTGGCAGAGCGCCATGATCGCGCTGGCCGGCCTCGCAGCCCTGCTGGCCGCCGGCCGCTGGCTGCTCGATCCGTTCTTTCGCATCATCGCGCGCGCGGGCGCCCGCGAAGTGCTGACCGCCGCAGCACTGCTCGTCGTGCTCGGCTCCGCCGTGTTCATGCAGAGCGTCGGGCTATCGATGGCGATGGGCGCCTTCCTCGCCGGCGTCCTCCTATCGGAATCCAACTTCCGGCATCAGCTGGAAGCCGACATCGAGCCGTTCCGCGGCATTCTGCTCGGCCTGTTCTTCCTCAGCGTCGGCATGTCGCTGAATCTCACCATCGTCATCAGCGAATGGATCATCGTGCTGGGCGGTGTCGTCGCCTTCATGATCGTCAAGGCGATCGGCATCTATGTCATCGCACGCCTCGCGAAATCCGATCACGCTGCCGCCACCCATCGCGCAGCCCTGTTCGCGCAAGGCGGCGAATTCGCCTTCGTGCTCTATGCAGCCGCCGGCACCGCCGGCATCTTCGATACCCGCGTCTCCGCCGTCATGAGCGCCATCGTCATTCTCTCAATGGCGCTGACGCCCATCGTGCTGCTGATCCATGCGCAGATGCGCCAGAGCACGCCGGTCTCCATGGACGGCATCGACAAGGCCGAAGGCCTGAGCGGCAAGGTGCTGTTCATCGGCTTCGGCCGCTTCGCCCAGGTGGCGAGCCAGGCGCTGCTGGCGCGCAACATCGAACTGTCGCTGATCGAGACCGATGTGGACATGATCCGCGCCGCCGGCAATTTCGGCTTCAAGATACATTATGGCGACGGCACCCGCCTCGACGTGCTGCACGCCTCGGGCGCGGCCACCGCCGAGGCGATCCTGGTCTGTATCGACAAGCCGGAGGCCGCCGATCACATCGTCGAACTCTGCAAGTCGGAATTCCCGCTGGCCAAACTCTATGTCCGCTCCTACGACCGCGGCCATTCGCTGCGCCTCATCCATGCCGGCGTCGATTTCCAGATCCGCGAAACCTTTGAATCAGCGCTGCTGTTCAGCGAAGCCGTGTTGACCGGCCTCGGCCTCGACGAAGACGAAGCCCGCGAAGCCATCGCCGACGTCCGCGAACGCGACGCCCAGCGTGTCGAGCTGGAAGTGATCGGCGGGCTTGAGGCCGGGCGAAAACTGCTGCGCGGCAATGCCGAGACGCCGGAGCCGAGCCCGTTCTTCAAGACGAAGGCGGTGAAGGCGGAGGATGCGGGCGCAGGCGCGGCGGGAGCGGCTGCAAAACCGTAG